A window of the Electrophorus electricus isolate fEleEle1 chromosome 11, fEleEle1.pri, whole genome shotgun sequence genome harbors these coding sequences:
- the lrpap1 gene encoding alpha-2-macroglobulin receptor-associated protein, with protein MKALCLVFCLFFSVAVMAGKYTREMNEQNISNDGKNPVEFRIAKLNQVWEKANRMQLAPVRLSELHSDLKMQEREELQWKKLKAEGLDEDGEREAKLRRSFHIILAKYGMDGKKDNRALDTNSLKDHDPKQGDMFDDPRLDKLWNKAKTSGKFSEQELQSLHREFQHHKDKIHEYNIVVDTVSRTEEIHKNVISPLEEDEKQNALHEKHTELKQRMRDLNQGFERLRKITHEGFSSDNEFKEPRVIELWEMARRSNLSEDALDSLKEELKHFETKVEKHQHYQEQLDYSHQKLQHVEALGDEEHIMRHKEKYNNLAEKAREMGYKMKKHLQDITNKISRNGLPHNEL; from the exons ATGAAAGCGCTTTGCTTGGTTTTCTGCCTTTTCTTTAGCGTAGCGGTAATGGCGGGGAAATACACGCGcgaaatgaatgaacaaaataTCTCTAATGACGGAAAAAATCCCGTGGAGTTCAGAATCGCCAAACTCAACCAGGTGTGGGAGAAAGCGAACAGA ATGCAGCTAGCGCCGGTCCGTCTGTCGGAACTGCACAGTGACCTGAaaatgcaagagagagaggagcttcAGTGGAAAAAGCTCAAGGCTGAGGGTCTGGACGAGGACGGAGAGCGAGAGGCCAAGCTCAGACGCAGCTTTCATA TCATTCTTGCCAAATATGGCATGGATGGTAAGAAGGACAATCGTGCTTTGGACACCAACAGCTTGAAGGACCATGATCCCAAACAGGGAGACATGTTTGATGACCCCAGACTTGACAAGCTGTGGAACAAA GCCAAGACATCCGGAAAGTTCTCCGAGCAGGAACTGCAGAGCCTGCACAGAGAGTTCCAGCACCACAAGGACAAGATCCACGAGTACAATATTGTCGTGGATACAGTCAGCAGGACTGAGG agatCCATAAGAATGTGATCTCGCCACTGGAGGAGGATGAGAAGCAGAATGCACTTCATGAGAAACACACCGAGCTGAAGCAGAGGATGAGGGACCTGAATCAGGGGTTTGAGCGCCTCCGAAAAATCACTCACGAAGGCTTCAGTAGTGACAACG AGTTCAAAGAGCCCAGAGTCATAGAGCTGTGGGAGATGGCCAGAAGATCTAATCTCAGCGAGGATGCACTTGACTCTCTTAAA GAGGAGCTGAAACACTTTGAGACAAAGGTGGAGAAGCACCAGCACTACCAGGAACAGCTGGACTACTCGCACCAGAAACTGCAGCACGTGGAGGCCCTCGGGGACGAGGAGCACATCATGAGACACAAGGAGAAGTACAACAACCTCGCCGAGAAGGCAAGAGAGATGGGCTACAAG ATGAAGAAGCATTTACAGGATATAACCAATAAGATCTCACGAAACGGTCTGCCACACAATGAGCTCtga